In Brevibacillus brevis, a genomic segment contains:
- the kdpC gene encoding potassium-transporting ATPase subunit KdpC, with translation MWLTNLRLSFVLLLICGLAYPLAMTGIAQVVLPVQASGSLITDESGTVLGSELIGQTFADPKYFSGRVSSIDNDAAGSGSNNYAPSNPALIERTQKDLEAFLKANPGVGKEEIPADLLTNSGSGLDPHISPQAAYVQVERIANARKLDPAKLRALIGQHTEGRSLGVFGEPRVNVLKLNLALDAQK, from the coding sequence ATGTGGCTGACCAATCTTCGTCTCAGTTTCGTATTGCTGTTGATTTGCGGCCTGGCCTATCCGCTGGCGATGACGGGAATCGCGCAGGTCGTCCTGCCGGTCCAGGCAAGCGGGAGCCTGATCACAGATGAATCGGGAACAGTCCTCGGCTCCGAGCTGATCGGCCAGACTTTTGCCGATCCGAAGTATTTTTCCGGCCGCGTCTCGTCCATCGACAACGACGCTGCCGGCTCCGGCTCCAACAACTACGCGCCGTCCAATCCGGCTCTGATCGAACGGACGCAAAAGGATTTGGAAGCCTTTCTGAAAGCGAACCCGGGAGTCGGGAAGGAGGAGATTCCCGCTGATCTGTTGACCAACTCGGGATCGGGTCTCGACCCGCACATTTCCCCGCAAGCCGCCTACGTACAGGTGGAGCGCATCGCGAATGCGCGGAAACTGGATCCAGCCAAGCTGCGTGCGCTCATCGGGCAGCATACGGAAGGCAGAAGCCTGGGGGTGTTCGGGGAACCGCGCGTAAACGTGCTGAAGCTGAATCTGGCGCTGGATGCGCAAAAGTGA
- a CDS encoding sporulation protein, giving the protein MLKKLMAKFGVGAAKVDLRLDRPGYRLGETMTGVVRIEGGNVEQKIADLRAVLMMKAYVKGQEVTKAVQAFPVRSNFTVQPKPYSTEIPFAFELPEGLAMSTPSIQYYLHTKLDVEMALDPTDLDTIQVLPPERVERVLRALERLDLRQKPDSGKLTPYGQAFSFFPGTPLGFSLKELEVIFFSAPGELKLLVELDLAEGWLRREKDYRAEIIVPESLLTEGQDEELSRFLLDTIREYATNPEGIPYVSLAQYQTGQYGHHRGSGMGGMIGGMAAGFLGGMLLNELMFGEDEASAEEMSEEEGMDMDTDFDFGGFDDEL; this is encoded by the coding sequence ATGCTGAAAAAGCTGATGGCGAAATTTGGTGTGGGCGCAGCCAAGGTCGATCTGCGGCTGGACCGTCCGGGATACCGCTTGGGGGAAACGATGACCGGCGTCGTCCGGATCGAGGGCGGCAATGTCGAGCAGAAGATTGCGGATTTGCGTGCAGTATTGATGATGAAGGCGTATGTGAAGGGGCAGGAAGTCACGAAGGCCGTGCAGGCTTTCCCGGTCAGAAGCAACTTCACGGTGCAGCCCAAGCCATATTCCACTGAAATTCCTTTTGCCTTTGAACTGCCGGAAGGCCTGGCCATGTCCACGCCGTCCATCCAGTATTACCTGCACACAAAGCTGGATGTAGAAATGGCGCTGGACCCGACTGACCTGGATACGATTCAGGTGCTGCCTCCCGAACGGGTGGAGCGGGTCTTGCGGGCTTTGGAGCGGCTGGATTTGCGGCAAAAGCCGGACTCGGGCAAACTGACACCGTACGGACAGGCATTTTCCTTTTTCCCGGGCACGCCTTTGGGCTTTTCCCTGAAGGAGCTGGAGGTCATCTTCTTCTCCGCACCCGGCGAGCTCAAGCTGCTGGTCGAGCTCGATCTGGCCGAGGGATGGCTGCGGCGCGAGAAGGATTACAGGGCGGAAATCATCGTGCCGGAGTCGCTGCTTACAGAGGGACAGGATGAAGAGCTTTCCCGGTTTCTCCTGGACACCATTCGCGAATACGCCACGAATCCAGAGGGCATCCCGTACGTTTCGTTGGCCCAGTACCAGACGGGCCAGTACGGCCACCACCGCGGCAGCGGCATGGGCGGCATGATCGGGGGCATGGCTGCCGGCTTCCTCGGCGGGATGCTGCTGAATGAATTGATGTTCGGCGAGGACGAAGCATCCGCGGAAGAAATGAGCGAAGAAGAGGGCATGGACATGGATACCGACTTCGACTTCGGCGGGTTTGACGACGAGCTGTAA
- the ytaF gene encoding sporulation membrane protein YtaF has product MSGWLSLLLVSLAISMDSVSVGLTYGLRNMRMPFLSLVVVSGCSFVVVYSVMMLGSSLTYWLTPEIGKRVGAAVLIGMGLFTLWRLVSPRSAEEEQGQSSRAPARIESQESPEPAVLSQFRMFGLMIQILRDPARADTDRSGHIMGWEAVMLGLALSLDAFGAGISLTFLGYSPLLVAFCIAVMSALLLAIGLALGRRAGHIKWISRLTWLPPILLICIGVAKSFK; this is encoded by the coding sequence ATGAGCGGATGGCTCTCGCTCCTGCTCGTTTCCCTGGCCATCAGTATGGACAGTGTCAGCGTAGGATTGACGTATGGGCTGCGCAACATGAGAATGCCGTTCTTGTCGCTAGTCGTCGTGTCAGGTTGTTCGTTTGTCGTCGTATACAGTGTCATGATGCTCGGATCGTCGCTCACGTACTGGCTGACTCCCGAAATTGGCAAGCGGGTCGGTGCCGCGGTCTTGATCGGGATGGGGCTGTTTACGCTATGGAGACTCGTTTCCCCGCGATCTGCAGAAGAAGAGCAAGGGCAAAGCTCGCGTGCGCCGGCCCGGATCGAATCGCAGGAGTCGCCTGAACCGGCCGTGCTGTCTCAATTTCGCATGTTTGGCTTGATGATTCAGATTCTTCGCGATCCCGCCCGGGCAGATACAGACCGATCGGGGCACATCATGGGCTGGGAAGCGGTCATGCTCGGTTTGGCCCTGTCCCTGGACGCGTTTGGCGCCGGGATCAGCCTGACTTTCCTCGGGTACTCCCCGCTCCTGGTCGCTTTTTGCATCGCAGTGATGAGCGCTTTGCTGCTGGCGATCGGTCTGGCGCTGGGACGGCGGGCCGGCCATATCAAGTGGATCTCGAGGCTGACCTGGCTGCCGCCGATTCTTCTCATCTGCATCGGTGTCGCGAAAAGCTTTAAATAA
- a CDS encoding calcium-translocating P-type ATPase, SERCA-type, protein MDTQPIRKWYTLAAADVTDALHSDAAQGLTQQEAERRLAKHGANQLAENKKKPLYAVFLDQFKDFMVLILFIATLISYFLGEYLDAITIIAIIIINGILGFIQEARAERSLQALKELASPMARVMRDGQLSMIPASRLVPGDLVWLEAGDRVPADLRLLSANRLEVEESALTGESVPVSKSIKRLDVADTAQVPLGDQKNLAFMGTMVTGGTGSGLVVATGMGTEIGKIAHMMNTAEEAETPLQLRLEQMGKILVVVAVLLTIVVIAAGVWHGHELFEMFLAGVSLAVAAIPEGLPAIVTVALALGVQRMIRRNAIVRKLPSVETLGCASVICSDKTGTLTQNKMTVTQVWHSNTLYEVSGNGYVPEGSFLLHGKTVSPTRDGALNQILRIAERCNNARLTCEEQSTRNLLGMGKTTRFWNVVGDPTEGALKVLAAKGQNGSADRAKSGYQAVRVEELPFDSERKMMSVVEKGSDGVHSLLTKGAAEAVLARSTHVLWKGELQPLSATIRHQILEQTEAMAGKALRVLAFAYKTLQGYRPGQPIGSVENNLVFVGLAGMIDPPRDEVRPAINLCHQAGIKTVMITGDHKVTAEAIARQIGLVRSYGEVLEGRDLDSMSDEKLAEYVDRVSVYARVSPEHKLRIVRALQSRGHVVAMTGDGVNDAPAIKTSDIGIAMGITGTDVTKEAADLVLRDDNFATIVAAVEEGRNIYDNIRKFIRYLLASNVGEILVMFFAMLLGLPLPMVPIQILWVNLVTDGLPAMALGVDQAEADTMYQRPRNKEENIFSRGLGWKIISRGFLIGAMTLLAFWLTLREDPNDLVHAQTVAFVTLVMAQLIHVFDCRSQYSVFHRNVFENKYLVWAVLSSLVLVLGVVYIDALQPIFKTTDLSFRDWALILVTSGVPTFVAGIGGVLASGRPRTNKQRRSSMRTVRPD, encoded by the coding sequence GTGGATACACAGCCAATTCGAAAATGGTACACGCTGGCGGCTGCCGACGTGACCGATGCCCTTCATAGCGATGCGGCGCAGGGATTGACTCAGCAGGAGGCAGAGCGGCGACTGGCAAAACACGGTGCCAACCAGTTGGCTGAGAACAAGAAGAAGCCTCTCTACGCAGTCTTTCTCGATCAGTTCAAAGACTTTATGGTACTCATCCTGTTCATCGCGACGTTGATTTCCTACTTTCTCGGGGAGTATCTGGACGCCATCACGATTATTGCGATTATTATCATCAACGGAATTCTCGGATTCATTCAGGAGGCGCGGGCGGAGCGGTCCTTGCAGGCGTTGAAGGAACTGGCATCCCCAATGGCTCGGGTCATGCGGGACGGGCAATTGTCGATGATTCCTGCTTCCCGGCTGGTGCCCGGCGATCTCGTGTGGCTCGAAGCGGGGGACCGCGTGCCCGCCGATTTGCGTCTCCTTTCCGCCAATCGGCTGGAGGTCGAGGAGTCGGCATTGACCGGAGAATCCGTCCCGGTAAGCAAATCGATCAAGCGGCTGGATGTGGCCGATACCGCGCAGGTACCGTTGGGAGACCAGAAGAACCTCGCTTTCATGGGAACGATGGTGACGGGAGGAACGGGCAGCGGCCTCGTCGTCGCTACGGGAATGGGGACCGAAATCGGCAAAATCGCGCACATGATGAATACGGCGGAGGAAGCGGAGACGCCGCTGCAGCTTCGTCTGGAGCAAATGGGCAAAATCCTCGTCGTCGTGGCCGTGCTGCTCACGATCGTGGTTATTGCGGCGGGAGTTTGGCACGGACACGAGCTGTTTGAGATGTTCCTCGCCGGGGTCAGCCTGGCCGTGGCAGCCATCCCCGAAGGTCTGCCAGCCATCGTGACTGTGGCTCTCGCACTCGGTGTCCAGCGGATGATTCGCAGAAATGCCATCGTCCGCAAGCTGCCGTCCGTGGAGACGCTGGGCTGCGCGTCCGTCATCTGCTCCGACAAGACCGGGACGCTCACCCAGAACAAGATGACCGTGACCCAAGTATGGCACAGCAACACGCTCTACGAAGTAAGCGGCAACGGCTACGTCCCCGAAGGCTCGTTTCTCCTGCATGGAAAAACCGTGTCGCCGACCAGGGACGGCGCGCTCAATCAGATCCTGCGCATCGCGGAACGCTGCAACAATGCCCGGCTGACCTGCGAGGAGCAGAGTACCCGCAATCTTCTCGGAATGGGCAAAACGACGCGCTTCTGGAATGTCGTCGGAGACCCGACCGAGGGAGCGCTCAAGGTATTGGCAGCGAAGGGGCAAAACGGCTCGGCCGACCGGGCCAAATCCGGTTACCAGGCTGTCCGGGTAGAGGAGCTGCCCTTTGATTCCGAACGCAAGATGATGTCTGTCGTGGAAAAAGGCTCGGATGGAGTACATTCGCTTTTGACCAAGGGGGCGGCAGAAGCGGTGCTGGCGCGCTCTACCCACGTCCTCTGGAAGGGGGAGCTGCAGCCGCTCTCGGCTACAATTCGCCACCAAATCCTCGAGCAAACTGAAGCCATGGCAGGGAAAGCTTTGCGGGTCCTGGCGTTCGCGTATAAGACGCTGCAAGGCTACCGGCCCGGCCAGCCGATCGGCTCCGTCGAGAACAACCTCGTCTTTGTCGGTCTGGCAGGCATGATCGACCCGCCGCGTGATGAAGTCCGCCCGGCCATCAACCTGTGCCACCAGGCCGGGATCAAGACGGTTATGATCACGGGCGACCACAAAGTGACGGCGGAAGCCATCGCCCGTCAGATTGGGCTGGTGCGCAGCTACGGGGAAGTGCTGGAAGGCCGGGACCTGGACTCGATGTCCGACGAAAAGCTGGCGGAGTACGTAGATCGCGTCTCAGTCTATGCCCGCGTCTCGCCGGAGCACAAGCTGCGCATCGTGCGCGCCTTGCAGAGCCGCGGGCATGTGGTGGCGATGACCGGGGACGGAGTGAATGATGCGCCCGCGATCAAGACGTCGGACATCGGGATCGCGATGGGTATTACGGGCACGGATGTGACCAAGGAAGCTGCCGATCTGGTGCTGCGCGACGACAACTTCGCCACGATCGTCGCAGCGGTGGAGGAAGGGCGAAACATCTACGACAACATCCGCAAATTCATCCGCTATCTTTTGGCCTCCAACGTCGGGGAAATTCTCGTCATGTTTTTCGCCATGCTGCTCGGCTTGCCTTTGCCGATGGTCCCCATTCAGATTTTGTGGGTCAACCTGGTGACAGACGGACTCCCCGCCATGGCGCTGGGCGTGGATCAGGCGGAGGCGGACACGATGTACCAGCGCCCGCGCAACAAGGAGGAAAATATCTTCAGCCGGGGGCTGGGGTGGAAGATCATCAGCCGGGGCTTTTTGATCGGAGCAATGACGCTGCTCGCTTTCTGGCTGACCTTGCGGGAAGACCCAAACGATCTCGTCCACGCCCAGACAGTGGCCTTTGTCACCTTGGTCATGGCCCAGCTGATTCACGTGTTTGATTGTCGCAGCCAGTACAGCGTCTTTCATCGCAACGTCTTTGAAAACAAATACCTGGTCTGGGCGGTGCTCTCCTCGCTGGTGCTCGTGCTCGGCGTCGTCTACATCGATGCCCTTCAGCCCATCTTCAAGACGACGGACCTGTCTTTCCGCGACTGGGCGCTGATTCTCGTCACTTCCGGAGTGCCGACGTTCGTGGCGGGGATCGGCGGGGTGCTTGCCAGCGGCAGACCGAGGACGAACAAGCAACGTCGCTCGTCCATGCGTACCGTGCGTCCTGACTAA
- the yunB gene encoding sporulation protein YunB yields the protein MRLKRGGWQRRGKRFLTTTLLLIIALFTLFVIAEKQLEPTLMLIAQAKADQVAKLAITDAVTKRLSQQGIDFNEVVLMEKDQEGNIKAVNFNFREYSRIIGETTARIQNRLKEFENDNVQMTIPLGVATKNVFLEHLGPDIPISFVPIGAVKTRLETGLKQAGINMVLVTVYIYVEVDLRVIIPFATQQQTVTTQIPITEALIVGKVPTYLYNNPSGKPDVPLPRNGPVINQP from the coding sequence GTGCGTTTGAAAAGAGGGGGATGGCAGAGGCGCGGCAAGCGGTTTCTCACGACCACGCTGCTGCTGATCATCGCACTGTTCACGTTGTTTGTGATTGCGGAAAAGCAGCTGGAACCGACGCTCATGCTGATCGCCCAGGCGAAGGCAGATCAGGTGGCGAAGCTCGCGATTACCGATGCCGTCACCAAGCGGCTCAGCCAGCAAGGGATCGATTTCAACGAAGTCGTGCTCATGGAGAAGGATCAGGAAGGCAATATCAAGGCCGTGAATTTCAACTTTCGCGAGTACTCCCGGATTATCGGAGAGACGACTGCCCGCATCCAGAACCGGCTGAAGGAATTTGAGAACGACAACGTCCAGATGACGATCCCGCTCGGGGTTGCCACCAAAAACGTCTTTCTGGAGCATTTGGGGCCCGACATCCCCATCTCGTTCGTTCCGATCGGCGCTGTCAAAACGAGGCTGGAAACGGGACTGAAGCAGGCCGGCATCAACATGGTGCTGGTGACGGTCTACATTTACGTGGAGGTCGACCTCAGGGTGATCATCCCGTTTGCCACGCAGCAGCAGACGGTTACGACGCAAATCCCCATCACGGAAGCGCTGATCGTGGGTAAAGTCCCCACCTATCTGTACAACAATCCGTCGGGCAAACCGGATGTGCCGCTGCCGCGAAACGGCCCGGTGATCAACCAACCGTAA
- a CDS encoding copper amine oxidase N-terminal domain-containing protein, producing the protein MKTIRTGMMTLAALAVLGTSSAFATSEPVKELSVDVNGQPIEQAAILDKGQQTVLVPLREVAESLGFQVKWNAELKAAEVAKGAIFSYAKAGEDRYPFAKMYKTLGAEPRLINGSTYVPVAFVDEILQAEVTVEGDAVTVVDQDSEAAPMRTGTITTITKGQNGKLIFQLNGYETGIILHVDENTKITTADGKELKPEDLKLGMEVEATHQKMMAMSMPPQSGAISIVVKSSLEMPEVVGTAGKIVSIDKDEQGNYKMLVEGQGLTENAPEKVALIINEKTKIVSAKDNSELKASDLKADMKVFAYYGPTLTRSLPPIGGAVKIVVE; encoded by the coding sequence ATGAAAACAATCCGTACGGGAATGATGACGTTGGCGGCGCTGGCCGTCTTGGGAACGAGCTCGGCATTCGCAACATCCGAACCGGTGAAAGAGCTGTCCGTCGATGTAAACGGTCAGCCAATCGAGCAAGCAGCGATTTTGGATAAAGGCCAGCAAACCGTGCTGGTCCCCCTCCGCGAAGTGGCGGAATCCCTCGGGTTCCAGGTGAAGTGGAACGCCGAGCTGAAGGCGGCGGAAGTAGCCAAAGGCGCAATCTTCAGCTACGCGAAGGCTGGCGAGGACCGCTATCCGTTCGCGAAAATGTACAAAACCCTGGGGGCGGAGCCTCGCCTGATAAACGGCAGCACCTATGTGCCGGTCGCATTCGTGGATGAGATCCTGCAAGCGGAGGTAACCGTGGAAGGGGATGCGGTCACAGTGGTGGATCAAGACTCCGAGGCAGCTCCTATGCGCACTGGTACGATCACGACGATCACCAAAGGCCAGAATGGCAAGCTGATCTTCCAACTGAACGGGTACGAGACGGGAATCATCCTGCACGTGGATGAAAACACGAAAATCACCACGGCGGACGGAAAAGAACTGAAGCCGGAAGATCTGAAGCTGGGCATGGAAGTGGAAGCCACTCACCAAAAAATGATGGCGATGAGCATGCCGCCGCAATCCGGCGCGATCAGCATCGTGGTGAAAAGCAGCCTGGAGATGCCGGAAGTCGTAGGGACGGCAGGCAAGATCGTGAGCATCGACAAAGACGAGCAGGGCAATTACAAGATGCTGGTAGAAGGACAGGGTCTGACGGAAAACGCGCCTGAAAAGGTAGCGCTGATCATCAACGAGAAGACCAAGATCGTCAGCGCCAAGGACAACAGCGAGCTCAAAGCCTCGGACCTGAAAGCGGACATGAAAGTGTTTGCCTACTACGGCCCGACATTGACTCGCAGCCTGCCGCCGATCGGGGGAGCGGTAAAAATCGTAGTGGAGTAA
- a CDS encoding PAS domain-containing sensor histidine kinase has product MSTWREELGTSHEMIPLLQSIFANVSDAILVVDRGGQIVKVNAALEQMTGWTEEELVGRKHICELCLGMATCLEETTCADCFFKQVQLPSFEMRLRTRDGREYPVAASSARLPDDGNGKLVLVIRDMSAQQRAEKERYQHKLTNYVIQAQEEERKRIARELHDGVGQALYSILVGLNVVGQSSLSDPIRQHVNDLLQMTSKAMEEVKRMALELRPSALDDLGLLPALRSLMKRVEKSFGIQVELHAQGERRRYPAATETALYRIVQEAMTNTAKYAQASQLGIVFEDREKEIVVTIVDDGVGFDVDQTLHTGKGLGVFGMRERAQLLGGTLDIRSAPGEGTTVIVRIPIQKEETEHGDSRPDR; this is encoded by the coding sequence ATGAGCACGTGGAGAGAAGAGCTTGGGACGTCCCATGAGATGATCCCGCTGCTGCAGTCCATCTTTGCCAACGTCAGCGATGCCATCCTGGTAGTCGACCGCGGCGGGCAGATCGTCAAGGTCAATGCGGCTTTGGAGCAAATGACTGGCTGGACAGAGGAAGAATTGGTCGGCCGCAAGCATATTTGCGAGCTCTGCCTGGGGATGGCGACGTGTCTGGAAGAGACGACCTGTGCGGATTGCTTCTTCAAGCAGGTCCAGCTGCCGTCGTTCGAGATGCGCCTGCGGACGCGGGATGGCAGAGAGTACCCGGTAGCAGCGAGCTCGGCCCGCCTTCCGGATGACGGGAACGGCAAGCTGGTGCTCGTCATTCGCGACATGTCGGCTCAGCAGCGGGCGGAAAAGGAGCGGTACCAGCACAAGCTGACCAACTATGTGATTCAGGCGCAGGAAGAAGAGCGCAAGAGGATTGCCCGCGAGCTTCACGATGGAGTGGGACAGGCGCTGTACAGCATCCTCGTCGGACTCAATGTCGTGGGCCAGAGCAGCTTGAGCGATCCGATCCGTCAGCACGTCAACGACTTGTTGCAGATGACTTCCAAGGCGATGGAAGAAGTCAAGCGCATGGCACTGGAGCTGCGTCCATCCGCGCTGGACGACCTGGGGCTGCTGCCCGCTCTGCGTTCGTTGATGAAGCGGGTGGAAAAAAGCTTTGGCATTCAGGTAGAGCTGCACGCCCAAGGGGAGCGGCGGAGGTACCCGGCGGCGACGGAAACCGCCTTGTACCGGATTGTCCAGGAGGCGATGACCAATACCGCGAAGTACGCGCAGGCCAGCCAGCTCGGCATTGTGTTTGAAGACAGGGAAAAGGAAATCGTGGTGACGATCGTCGATGACGGCGTGGGATTCGACGTCGATCAAACGCTCCACACGGGCAAGGGCCTGGGGGTGTTCGGCATGCGGGAACGGGCGCAGCTCTTGGGCGGTACGCTCGACATCCGGTCGGCGCCCGGCGAGGGAACGACCGTCATTGTCCGCATTCCGATTCAAAAGGAGGAGACCGAACATGGCGATTCGCGTCCTGATCGCTGA
- a CDS encoding response regulator transcription factor: MAIRVLIADDHAIVRSGLGMLLAAQEDMEVVGYAADGKEACEKAWDLRPDVVLMDLSMPPGENGLTATARLKESAPDIQVLVLTMHDDEEYLFRVLQAGAAGYILKSAPDIDLIAAIRSVHSGMAYLYPSATKSLIEEFLQMVKNGEEQAKYEILTDREKEVLVLIAKGFSNKEIAEQLTVSVKTVESHKAHIMEKLHLRTRPDLVRYAIKKGWLDFE; the protein is encoded by the coding sequence ATGGCGATTCGCGTCCTGATCGCTGACGATCACGCCATTGTGCGCTCTGGGCTGGGGATGCTGTTGGCCGCCCAGGAGGATATGGAAGTAGTCGGCTATGCCGCTGACGGAAAGGAAGCGTGCGAAAAAGCGTGGGATCTTCGGCCGGATGTCGTCCTGATGGATTTGAGCATGCCGCCGGGAGAAAACGGCCTGACCGCGACAGCCAGGCTCAAGGAGTCGGCTCCCGATATCCAGGTGCTCGTCCTCACGATGCACGACGACGAAGAGTACTTGTTTCGGGTCCTCCAGGCAGGTGCGGCGGGGTATATCCTCAAAAGCGCGCCGGACATCGACCTCATCGCTGCCATCCGCTCGGTGCACAGCGGCATGGCCTATCTGTATCCATCCGCGACCAAGTCGCTGATCGAGGAATTTCTGCAAATGGTGAAAAACGGCGAAGAGCAGGCCAAGTACGAGATTCTCACAGACAGGGAAAAGGAAGTCCTCGTCCTGATCGCCAAAGGCTTCAGCAACAAGGAAATCGCCGAGCAGCTGACCGTCTCCGTAAAAACGGTCGAATCGCACAAGGCGCATATCATGGAGAAGCTGCATTTGCGCACGCGGCCCGATCTCGTACGCTACGCGATCAAAAAAGGCTGGCTGGATTTTGAGTAG
- a CDS encoding LytTR family DNA-binding domain-containing protein, with the protein MFLKTIIIDDEPAICSELEYLLKKYIDIQVISTHYNPIDALPHIIESEPDLLFLDIHMPGMSGLEFAKKLNQMSKPPLIVFSTAFHEHALEAFSTPAVCYLTKPILESQLDDAIKKVRMLQNKPSVNHHPAPPPLDEHVCVRKNNKIIPIAVSHICFAFVRERDLYIATKDGIEICDLSLNELETILNRTGHFFRSHRNYILNVKHIKEIIPWFNSTYVIKMNDDNQTEIPVSRGKIKAFRSMMNL; encoded by the coding sequence GTGTTCCTGAAAACGATCATCATCGATGACGAGCCGGCTATTTGTTCCGAATTGGAGTACTTGTTGAAAAAATATATCGATATCCAGGTGATTTCGACCCATTACAATCCGATTGACGCACTCCCCCACATCATCGAGTCCGAGCCGGATCTGCTTTTCCTCGATATTCACATGCCCGGGATGAGCGGCCTGGAATTCGCCAAAAAACTGAATCAGATGTCCAAGCCTCCGCTGATCGTCTTTTCGACGGCGTTTCACGAACACGCTCTGGAGGCTTTCTCCACGCCGGCAGTCTGTTACTTGACCAAACCGATCCTGGAATCGCAGCTGGACGACGCGATCAAAAAGGTGAGGATGCTGCAAAACAAGCCGAGCGTGAATCACCACCCGGCTCCGCCGCCGCTGGACGAGCATGTCTGCGTGCGGAAAAACAACAAGATCATTCCGATTGCGGTCAGCCACATTTGCTTTGCCTTCGTGAGGGAGAGAGATTTGTACATCGCCACCAAAGACGGGATCGAAATATGCGACCTGTCCTTGAACGAGCTGGAGACGATCTTGAATCGGACCGGCCACTTCTTCCGCAGCCATCGGAACTACATCCTGAACGTGAAGCACATCAAGGAAATCATCCCTTGGTTCAACAGCACCTATGTGATCAAGATGAACGACGACAACCAGACGGAAATTCCCGTGAGCAGAGGGAAAATCAAAGCGTTCCGCAGCATGATGAACCTGTGA